A genomic region of Leptolyngbya sp. NIES-2104 contains the following coding sequences:
- a CDS encoding NAD(P)/FAD-dependent oxidoreductase has product MELVVIGGGAAGFFGAICAARSGVDVTLLEAGQQCLSKVLISGGGRCNVTHACFEPSLLVQNYPRGGKALRGAFSQFQAKHTIEWFTDRNVKLKTEADGRIFPITDDSRTIADCLFDQAADLGVKIYTQAPVKTVSKVGEKFSIELRSGQVLTADQILIATGSNPNGYQFAKSLGHSIINPVPSLFTFNVKDDRLTDLAGVSVDPVRLKLQAGNAKFEQTGALLITHWGLSAPAVLKLSAWAARELHDHKYQAQLTINWLPKQNPEQLRQELTAVRNQIPQKTIVANCPVMLPRRLWERLVETLGIDRDRRWAELSNKTLNQLIQELTQGSYKISGKGAFKEEFVTCGGVNLKEINFKTMESRCCPGLYFAGEILDIDGITGGFNFQSAWTTGWIAGNAVASLHGTCPPTRQS; this is encoded by the coding sequence GTGGAATTAGTTGTTATTGGTGGTGGAGCAGCAGGATTTTTTGGAGCGATTTGCGCTGCGAGATCGGGGGTCGATGTGACGTTGCTCGAAGCAGGTCAGCAATGTTTATCAAAGGTGCTGATTTCGGGTGGTGGTCGCTGCAATGTGACTCATGCGTGTTTTGAGCCGTCTTTGCTCGTCCAGAACTATCCCAGAGGCGGAAAAGCTCTAAGAGGTGCATTTTCTCAATTCCAGGCAAAACATACGATCGAATGGTTTACCGATCGCAATGTCAAACTGAAAACCGAAGCCGATGGACGAATTTTTCCAATCACTGATGATTCGAGAACGATCGCAGATTGTTTATTCGATCAAGCTGCTGATTTAGGAGTGAAGATCTACACACAAGCTCCAGTAAAAACAGTTTCTAAAGTTGGGGAAAAGTTCTCGATCGAGCTTCGATCCGGTCAAGTTCTCACCGCCGATCAAATTCTGATCGCAACCGGAAGCAATCCGAACGGCTATCAGTTTGCGAAATCATTAGGGCATTCAATCATCAATCCAGTTCCATCTCTGTTTACATTCAATGTAAAAGACGATCGCTTAACAGATCTCGCTGGTGTTTCCGTTGATCCGGTTCGTCTCAAATTGCAAGCGGGTAATGCAAAATTCGAGCAAACTGGAGCATTGTTAATTACCCATTGGGGCTTAAGTGCGCCTGCGGTTCTAAAACTTTCTGCTTGGGCAGCAAGAGAACTGCATGATCACAAGTATCAAGCACAACTCACAATCAATTGGTTGCCAAAGCAGAATCCAGAACAATTGCGGCAAGAATTGACCGCAGTGAGAAACCAGATTCCACAGAAAACGATCGTGGCAAATTGTCCCGTTATGCTACCGCGTCGATTGTGGGAAAGACTGGTTGAAACGTTGGGAATCGATCGCGATCGTAGATGGGCAGAACTATCAAATAAAACTTTGAATCAATTAATTCAAGAACTCACCCAAGGCAGCTATAAAATTTCAGGCAAAGGCGCATTCAAAGAGGAATTTGTAACTTGCGGTGGAGTGAACCTCAAAGAGATTAACTTTAAAACAATGGAAAGCCGTTGCTGTCCAGGTCTTTATTTCGCGGGTGAAATATTAGATATTGATGGTATTACAGGCGGATTTAATTTTCAGAGCGCTTGGACGACGGGCTGGATTGCTGGAAACGCGGTAGCTTCGCTACACGGAACGTGCCCACCAACTCGTCAAAGTTAA